A window of Ananas comosus cultivar F153 linkage group 4, ASM154086v1, whole genome shotgun sequence contains these coding sequences:
- the LOC109709425 gene encoding uncharacterized protein LOC109709425, producing the protein MGNSLRCCLACVLPCGALDVIRVVHLSGHVDEYSRPIAAAEVLAANPNHVLSKPCSQAGGGGARWILIVSPESELRRGDIYFLIPATSTSVSSIAERKKKCAQKINQQQQQQQQQQQQQQQSKKSASMSDDESHNRYLAEVMSEKHSGGPRRRRSGARVAVWRPHLESICEDV; encoded by the coding sequence ATGGGGAATAGTCTTAGATGCTGTTTAGCTTGTGTGTTGCCCTGCGGGGCCCTCGACGTGATCCGAGTGGTCCACCTCAGCGGCCACGTGGACGAGTATAGTCGCCcgatcgccgccgccgaggtGCTCGCCGCGAACCCGAACCACGTGCTCAGCAAGCCGTGCTCGcaggccggcggcggcggcgcgcggtgGATCCTCATCGTGTCGCCCGAGTCCGAGCTCAGGCGCGGCGACATCTACTTTCTGATCCCCGCGACGTCGACGTCTGTATCGTCGATCgcggagagaaagaagaagtgCGCACAGAAAATaaatcagcaacagcaacagcagcagcagcagcagcagcagcagcagcaatcgAAAAAGTCAGCATCGATGAGCGACGACGAGAGTCATAATCGTTACCTGGCGGAAGTAATGTCGGAGAAGCACTCCGGGGGGCCGAGGAGGCGACGGAGCGGGGCTCGGGTCGCGGTGTGGCGGCCGCACCTCGAGAGCATTTGCGAGGATGTTTAG